Proteins found in one Cellulomonas palmilytica genomic segment:
- a CDS encoding single-stranded DNA-binding protein translates to MAGETVITVIGNLTGDPELRFTPSGAAVANFTVASTPRTFDRQSNEWKDGETLFLRCSIWREAAESVAESLTKGTRVIATGRLVQRSYETREGEKRTVVELQVDEVGPSLRYATAKVTRTQRSGGGGGGFGGGGGGGYSGGGQSSGSAGDDPWATPAGGGYSDEPPF, encoded by the coding sequence ATGGCTGGTGAGACCGTCATCACGGTGATCGGGAACCTGACCGGGGACCCGGAGCTGCGCTTCACCCCGTCGGGTGCGGCCGTGGCCAACTTCACCGTCGCGTCGACGCCGCGCACGTTCGACCGTCAGAGCAACGAGTGGAAGGACGGCGAGACGCTGTTCCTGCGCTGCTCGATCTGGCGGGAGGCGGCGGAGTCGGTCGCGGAGTCGCTCACCAAGGGCACCCGCGTGATCGCGACCGGTCGCCTCGTCCAGCGCTCGTACGAGACGCGTGAGGGCGAGAAGCGCACGGTCGTCGAGCTGCAGGTCGACGAGGTCGGCCCCTCGCTGCGCTACGCCACGGCCAAGGTCACCCGGACCCAGCGTTCGGGCGGCGGCGGCGGTGGCTTCGGCGGTGGCGGTGGCGGTGGCTACTCCGGTGGCGGCCAGTCGTCCGGCTCGGCCGGCGACGACCCGTGGGCCACGCCCGCGGGCGGCGGCTACTCGGACGAGCCCCCGTTCTGA
- the rpsR gene encoding 30S ribosomal protein S18, with product MAKAVVRKPKKKQNPLKAAKIEVVDYKDTALLRKFISDRGKIRARRVTGVSVQEQRAIARAVKNAREMALLPYSSSAR from the coding sequence ATGGCCAAGGCCGTTGTTCGCAAGCCCAAGAAGAAGCAGAACCCGCTCAAGGCAGCCAAGATCGAGGTTGTCGACTACAAGGACACCGCGCTGCTGCGCAAGTTCATCTCCGACCGCGGGAAGATCCGCGCGCGTCGGGTGACCGGGGTGTCCGTGCAGGAGCAGCGCGCGATCGCTCGCGCCGTCAAGAACGCCCGCGAGATGGCTCTGCTGCCGTACTCGTCGTCGGCGCGCTGA
- the rplI gene encoding 50S ribosomal protein L9 produces the protein MAKIILTHEVTGLGAPGDVVEVKDGYARNYLIPRNLAAPWTKGAEKDITAIRKARKAREIASLDDAKAIRDSLQSKPVVVSAKAGDAGRLFGAVTTAEIAEAVKASGAPAIDKRKVEIAQPIKALGEYTVSVRLHPEVAATVTVKVVAA, from the coding sequence ATGGCGAAGATCATCCTCACGCACGAGGTCACCGGCCTCGGCGCCCCCGGCGACGTGGTCGAGGTCAAGGACGGGTACGCCCGTAACTACCTCATCCCGCGCAACCTCGCCGCCCCCTGGACCAAGGGTGCGGAGAAGGACATCACCGCGATCCGCAAGGCTCGCAAGGCGCGCGAGATCGCGTCGCTCGACGACGCGAAGGCCATCCGCGACTCGCTGCAGTCGAAGCCGGTCGTTGTGTCGGCGAAGGCCGGCGACGCCGGCCGTCTGTTCGGTGCCGTGACGACCGCCGAGATCGCCGAGGCGGTCAAGGCGTCGGGCGCCCCGGCGATCGACAAGCGCAAGGTCGAGATCGCGCAGCCGATCAAGGCCCTGGGCGAGTACACCGTCTCGGTCCGCCTGCACCCGGAGGTCGCCGCCACGGTGACCGTCAAGGTCGTGGCTGCCTGA
- a CDS encoding MATE family efflux transporter, which produces MWTQQGARAISANGQQTPSLDRQILALAVPALGALVAEPLFILVDSAVVGHLGTDALAGLALASSVLLSVVGLCVFLAYATTASVARRLGAGDRAGSLQVGIDGMWLAAGLGVVLAVALWVAAPWVVAVMGADDETARQAVTYLRWSAPGLVGMLLVLAATGTLRGLQDTRTPLGVAVTGAVVNTALNVALVWGLGLGIAGSGGGTALTQLGMAAVLVVVVVRGAREAGSSLRPAAGGIWTSARHGAPLLARTATLRGAILLTTWVATGLGAVTLAGHQVVSSVWGLAAFALDALAIAAQALVGHALGAGDVPRTRGVLRRTLQWGVGAGVILGVVLGGAAALYAPLFTPDDEVRHAIVVGMLVAGVCMPLAGWVFVLDGVLIGAGDGRFLAWAGLMTLVVYLPFALAVRAYAPPGAEGLLWLTAAFSGVFMLARALTTGYRARGTAWMVTGT; this is translated from the coding sequence GTGTGGACACAGCAGGGAGCAAGAGCCATCTCAGCCAACGGACAGCAGACGCCCAGCCTCGACCGCCAGATCCTCGCGCTCGCCGTCCCGGCGCTCGGCGCGCTCGTCGCCGAGCCCCTGTTCATCCTCGTCGACTCGGCCGTCGTCGGGCACCTCGGCACCGACGCGCTGGCCGGTCTGGCGCTCGCCTCGAGCGTGCTGCTCAGCGTCGTCGGACTCTGCGTCTTCCTCGCCTACGCGACCACCGCGTCCGTCGCCCGCCGGCTCGGCGCCGGTGACCGGGCCGGGTCGCTGCAGGTGGGCATCGACGGGATGTGGCTCGCCGCCGGGCTGGGGGTGGTGCTCGCGGTCGCGCTGTGGGTGGCGGCTCCGTGGGTGGTCGCCGTGATGGGCGCCGACGACGAGACCGCGCGGCAAGCCGTGACGTACCTGCGCTGGTCAGCGCCCGGGCTGGTCGGCATGCTGCTCGTCCTGGCCGCGACCGGCACGCTGCGTGGGCTGCAGGACACCCGCACCCCGTTGGGCGTCGCGGTCACCGGCGCGGTCGTCAACACCGCCCTCAACGTCGCACTCGTGTGGGGCCTGGGCCTCGGCATCGCGGGCTCGGGCGGCGGCACGGCCCTCACGCAGCTCGGTATGGCCGCCGTGCTCGTCGTCGTGGTGGTCCGCGGCGCGCGCGAGGCGGGGTCGTCGCTGCGGCCGGCGGCCGGCGGGATCTGGACCTCCGCACGCCACGGCGCCCCGCTGCTCGCCCGCACCGCGACCCTGCGCGGCGCGATCCTGCTCACCACCTGGGTCGCCACCGGGCTCGGCGCCGTGACGCTCGCGGGGCACCAGGTCGTCAGCTCCGTCTGGGGGCTCGCCGCGTTCGCGCTCGACGCCCTCGCGATCGCCGCCCAGGCGCTCGTCGGGCACGCGCTCGGCGCAGGTGACGTGCCGCGCACGCGCGGCGTCCTGCGCCGGACCCTGCAGTGGGGCGTCGGGGCCGGCGTCATCCTGGGTGTGGTCCTCGGCGGTGCGGCCGCGCTGTACGCACCGCTGTTCACGCCGGACGACGAGGTGCGCCACGCGATCGTCGTCGGGATGCTCGTCGCGGGCGTGTGCATGCCGCTCGCCGGGTGGGTGTTCGTGCTCGACGGCGTGCTCATCGGCGCCGGTGACGGCCGGTTCCTCGCGTGGGCGGGGCTCATGACGCTCGTCGTGTACCTGCCGTTCGCCCTGGCGGTGCGCGCCTACGCCCCGCCCGGCGCCGAGGGTCTGCTCTGGCTCACCGCCGCGTTCAGCGGCGTCTTCATGCTCGCCCGAGCACTCACCACCGGCTACCGCGCCCGCGGCACGGCCTGGATGGTCACCGGCACCTGA
- the dnaB gene encoding replicative DNA helicase — MTIEELEYGMPPEPDSGRREFDRTPPQDLEAERSVLGGMMISKDAIADVIEQIRGTDFYRPAHETVYDAIIDLYGRGEPADAITVADELTKRGELARIGGAPYLHTLIASVPTAANAGYYARIVRERAILRKLVEAGTRIVQLGYGTDGGDVDELVNNAQAEVYAVTERRSSEDYLPLSEIIGGTVDEIEAAGHRGEGMIGVPTGFSDLDRLTNGLHPGQMIVVAARPAIGKALALDTPLPTPTGWTTMGEVQVGDQLLAADGTPTTVVAATDVMVDRPCYRVTFDDGTTIVADAQHQWATRTRADRRQRDGGTPSIWTTEEIHGTVRCQTADRRANHSVETARPLRLPDADLLVDPYLLGVWLGDGHAASARFTSADPEIAMHIEGRGYEPDLLEAGLRTLGVLGDKHIPAAYLRASERQRRDLLAGLLDTDGTVNPTGSAQITLTDERLARDVRELVHSLGYRTGWSTRTVAGRSEATSTAFTLTFTTDDEVFGLERKKLVHKERRRPSTPRLWQRFIVSVEPVESVPVRCVEIAHPSHLYLASEAMVPTHNSTLGIDIVRSAAIKNNQAAVVFSLEMSRNEIVMRLLSAEARVHLQKLRTGQMGEDDWAKIAQTMGKVSGAPLFIDDSPNMSLMEIRAKCRRLKQRHDLKLVVIDYLQLMTSGKRVESRQQEVSEFSRALKLLAKELEVPVIAISQLNRGPEQRTDKKPQMSDLRESGSIEQDADMVILLHREDAYEKESPRAGEADLIVAKHRNGPTDTITVAFQGHFSRFVDMQA; from the coding sequence GTGACGATCGAAGAGCTCGAGTACGGCATGCCGCCGGAGCCCGACTCCGGACGGCGCGAGTTCGACCGCACCCCGCCGCAGGACCTCGAGGCCGAGCGGTCCGTGCTCGGCGGCATGATGATCTCGAAGGACGCGATCGCCGACGTCATCGAGCAGATCCGCGGCACCGACTTCTACCGCCCCGCGCACGAGACCGTCTACGACGCGATCATCGACCTCTACGGCCGTGGCGAGCCCGCGGACGCGATCACGGTCGCCGACGAGCTCACCAAGCGCGGCGAGCTCGCGCGCATCGGCGGCGCCCCCTACCTGCACACGCTCATCGCGTCCGTGCCCACCGCGGCCAACGCCGGCTACTACGCGCGGATCGTGCGCGAGCGCGCCATCCTGCGCAAGCTCGTCGAGGCGGGTACGCGCATCGTCCAGCTGGGGTACGGCACCGACGGCGGTGACGTCGACGAGCTCGTCAACAACGCGCAGGCCGAGGTCTACGCCGTCACCGAGCGGCGCTCGTCGGAGGACTACCTGCCGCTGTCCGAGATCATCGGCGGGACCGTCGACGAGATCGAGGCCGCCGGTCACCGCGGCGAGGGGATGATCGGCGTCCCCACGGGCTTCTCCGACCTCGACCGCCTGACGAACGGCCTCCACCCGGGCCAGATGATCGTCGTCGCCGCCCGTCCGGCCATCGGCAAGGCCCTCGCGCTCGACACCCCGCTGCCGACGCCGACCGGCTGGACGACGATGGGTGAGGTCCAGGTCGGCGACCAGCTCCTCGCCGCGGACGGCACGCCGACGACCGTCGTCGCCGCGACCGACGTCATGGTCGACCGGCCCTGTTACCGCGTCACCTTCGACGACGGCACGACGATCGTCGCGGACGCCCAGCACCAGTGGGCGACCCGGACGCGCGCCGACCGCCGCCAGCGCGACGGCGGGACCCCGAGCATCTGGACGACCGAGGAGATCCACGGCACGGTCCGCTGCCAGACGGCCGACCGCCGCGCCAACCACTCGGTCGAGACCGCGCGCCCGCTGCGCCTCCCGGACGCCGACCTGCTCGTCGACCCGTACCTCCTGGGTGTCTGGCTCGGCGACGGCCACGCCGCCTCCGCGCGCTTCACGAGCGCGGACCCCGAGATCGCCATGCACATCGAGGGCCGCGGCTACGAGCCGGACCTGCTCGAGGCCGGTCTCCGGACGCTCGGTGTGCTCGGGGACAAGCACATTCCGGCGGCGTACCTGCGGGCCAGCGAGCGGCAGCGGCGTGACCTGCTTGCCGGCCTGCTCGACACCGACGGGACCGTGAACCCCACGGGCAGTGCGCAGATCACGCTGACCGACGAGCGCCTCGCGCGTGACGTCCGCGAGCTCGTGCACTCGCTCGGCTACCGCACCGGCTGGTCGACGCGCACGGTGGCCGGGCGGTCCGAGGCGACCTCGACGGCGTTCACCCTCACCTTCACCACCGACGACGAGGTGTTCGGCCTCGAGCGCAAGAAGCTCGTGCACAAGGAGCGTCGCCGTCCCTCGACGCCGCGGCTGTGGCAGCGGTTCATCGTGTCGGTCGAGCCGGTCGAGTCCGTGCCGGTCCGGTGCGTCGAGATCGCGCACCCGTCGCACCTGTACCTTGCGAGCGAGGCGATGGTGCCGACGCACAACTCCACGCTCGGCATCGACATCGTCCGGTCGGCGGCCATCAAGAACAACCAGGCCGCCGTGGTGTTCTCGCTCGAGATGAGCCGCAACGAGATCGTCATGCGACTGCTGTCCGCCGAGGCGCGCGTGCACCTGCAAAAGCTGCGCACCGGTCAGATGGGCGAGGACGACTGGGCGAAGATCGCCCAGACCATGGGCAAGGTGTCCGGCGCCCCGCTCTTCATCGACGACTCGCCGAACATGTCGCTGATGGAGATCCGCGCCAAGTGCCGGCGCCTCAAGCAGCGTCACGACCTCAAGCTCGTCGTGATCGACTACCTCCAGCTCATGACGTCCGGCAAGCGCGTCGAGTCGCGTCAGCAGGAGGTCTCCGAGTTCTCGCGTGCGCTCAAACTTCTCGCCAAGGAGCTCGAGGTCCCGGTCATCGCGATCTCGCAGCTGAACCGTGGCCCTGAGCAGCGCACGGACAAGAAGCCACAAATGAGTGACCTTCGCGAGTCCGGGTCTATCGAACAAGATGCAGACATGGTCATTCTCTTGCATCGCGAAGACGCCTATGAAAAAGAATCGCCCCGCGCGGGTGAGGCGGACCTTATTGTGGCGAAGCACCGAAATGGCCCGACGGACACGATCACGGTCGCGTTCCAGGGTCATTTCAGCCGCTTCGTCGACATGCAGGCCTGA
- a CDS encoding type II toxin-antitoxin system Phd/YefM family antitoxin, whose product MTTVGVRELRQDASGVLRRVEQGERVVVTVHGRPVADIVPHTESRPTWRPVADLAAIFPGVDDPHWDEDMALVDGAATDPFERGARP is encoded by the coding sequence ATGACCACGGTCGGGGTGCGCGAGCTCAGGCAGGACGCGTCGGGCGTCCTGCGTCGCGTCGAGCAGGGCGAGCGCGTTGTCGTGACCGTGCACGGGCGACCCGTCGCCGACATCGTGCCGCACACCGAGTCCCGCCCGACGTGGCGCCCCGTCGCGGACCTCGCCGCCATCTTCCCCGGTGTTGACGATCCCCACTGGGACGAGGACATGGCGCTGGTCGACGGCGCCGCGACCGATCCGTTCGAGCGCGGCGCTCGCCCGTGA
- a CDS encoding PIN domain-containing protein codes for MRLILDTNVLIDGLVPTGTADEAAISMASLAELRFGVLVARTPEIRSARMRVLSSAESALAALPIDDAVASSYALLATKTVGAGRQPRARAFDLLIAATAHAHGAALVTRNLGDFTGLDDVLEVRAP; via the coding sequence GTGAGGCTGATCCTCGACACGAACGTCCTGATCGACGGCCTGGTGCCGACCGGCACCGCGGACGAGGCCGCGATCAGCATGGCGTCGCTGGCCGAGCTGCGCTTCGGGGTGCTGGTCGCCCGCACACCCGAGATCAGGTCGGCGCGGATGCGGGTGCTGTCGAGTGCCGAGAGCGCCCTGGCGGCGCTGCCGATCGACGACGCGGTCGCGTCGTCGTACGCCCTGCTGGCGACGAAGACGGTCGGGGCCGGACGTCAGCCGCGCGCGCGAGCGTTCGACCTGCTGATCGCCGCGACCGCGCACGCACACGGCGCCGCCCTCGTCACGAGGAACCTCGGCGACTTCACGGGTCTCGACGACGTCCTCGAGGTCCGTGCGCCGTAG